The nucleotide sequence TTTTAGTGGAGGACAACCTGGGGAAACTCAGGCTAATACTGCATAATCTCTACGGAGCAAAGCGGGGCTCTTCTACCCTCGCGCTAAAAGATGAGTCTACGTCTGATTAGCTAGTTGGTGGGGTAACGGCCTACCAAGGCGACGATCAGTAGCTGGTCTGAGAGGATGATCAGCCACACCGGGACTGAGACACGGCCCGGACTCCTACGGGAGGCAGCAGTGGGGAATATTGGACAATGGGCGCAAGCCTGATCCAGCCATGCCGCGTGTGTGAAGAAGGCCCTAGGGTTGTAAAGCACTTTAAGCAGGAAAGAAAAGCGCCGGTTTAATACACCGAGCGTATTGACGGTACCTGCAGAATAAGCACCGGCTAACTCCGTGCCAGCAGCCGCGGTAATACGGAGGGTGCGAGCGTTAATCGGAATTACTGGGCGTAAAGCGAGTGCAGGCGGTCGCGTGTGTCGGGTGTGAAAGCCCAGGGCTCAACCTTGGAATTGCACTCGAAACTGCGTGACTAGAATATGGTAGAGGAAGACGGAATTCCACGTGTAGCGGTGAAATGCGTAGATATGTGGAGGAACACCAATGGCGAAGGCAGTCTTCTGGGCCAATATTGACGCTGAGGCTCGAAAGCGTGGGTAGCAAACAGGATTAGATACCCTGGTAGTCCACGCCGTAAACGATGAGAACTAGACGTTGGTTGACATAGTCGACCAGTGTCGCAGCTAACGCGTTAAGTTCTCCGCCTGGGGAGTACGGCCGCAAGGTTGAAACTCAAAGGAATTGACGGGGGCCCGCACAAGCGGTGGAGCATGTGGTTTAATTCGATGCAACGCGAAGAACCTTACCTGCCCTTGACATCCTGCGAACCCTTTGGAGACGAAGGGGTGCCTTCGGGAGCGCAGTGACAGGTGCTGCATGGCTGTCGTCAGCTCGTGTCGTGAGATGTTGGGTTAAGTCCCGCAACGAGCGCAACCCCTATCCTTAGTTGCCAGCATTAAGTTGGGCACTCTAAGGAGACTGCCGGTGACAAACCGGAGGAAGGTGGGGATGACGTCAAGTCATCATGGCCCTTATGGGCAGGGCTACACACGTGCTACAATGGCAAGTACAAAGGGTTGCGAACCTGCGAAGGGGTGCCAATCCCATAAAGCTTGTCCCAGTCCGGATTGTAGTCTGCAACTCGACTACATGAAGTCGGAATCGCTAGTAATCGCAGATCAGCAATGCTGCGGTGAATACGTTCCCGGGCCTTGTACACACCGCCCGTCACACCATGGAAGTCGGCTGCACCAGAAGTGGCTAGTCTAACTCTTCGGAGAGGACGGTCACCACGGTGTGGTCGATGACTGGGGTGAAGTCGTAACAAGGTAGCCGTAGGGGAACCTGCGGCTGGATCACCTCCTTTAGAGAACGGCTTTACGTTGTCCCATGGGAGTGCCCACACAAGTCACTTACACGTTAGCGGTCAGTCATGGCGGCGTTGCCGCGATAGCTTTGGGTCTGTAGCTCAGTTGGTCAGAGCGCACCCCTGATAAGGGTGAGGTCGGAAGTTCAAATCTTCCCAGACCCACCAGTTTTCAGGCGTGTCGACCTCGGGGCTGTAGCTCAGCTGGGAGAGCACCTGCTTTGCAAGCAGGGGGTCAGCGGTTCGAACCCGCTCAGCTCCACCATTCGAGATCAGAACAAACGAGGGATCGTTTGTTGTGATTTCGATCACCGCTCTTTAACAATCGGATTGTAATCGAACACTGTATTCTTTTAGCGAAGAATATATGAGTTGCTCATAGACTTTAAGCGCGGAAGCGCTTGAGGTTATATGACCAAGTGACCAAGCGCACACGGTGGATGCCTTGGCGACAGAAGGCGATGAAGGACGTAGCAGCCTGCGATAAGCTTCGGTGAGTCGGCAAACAGACTTTGACCCGGAGATTTCCGAATGGGGAAACCCACTTGCTGAGAGGCAAGTATCCCATGGTGAATACATAGCCATGGGAGGCAAACTCGGGGAACTGAAACATCTAAGTACCCGAAGGAACAGAAATCAATTGAGATTCCCTGAGTAGCGGCGAGCGAAACGGGACCAGCCCTTAAGCTTCGATTGTTCTAGTGGAAGTGTCCAGGAAAGGCACGCCATAGAGGGTGAAAGCCCCGTACACGAAAGAGCGTTCGAAGTGAAATCGAGTAGGACGGAGCACGAGAAACTCTGTTTGAACATGGGGGGACCATCCTCCAAGGCTAAATACTCTCTGTCGACCGATAGTGAACCAGTACCGTGAGGGAAAGGCGAAAAGAACCCCGGTGAGGGGAGTGAAATAGAACCTGAAACCGTGTGCGTACAAGCAGTCAGAGCCTGTCTTCGGACGGGTGATGGCGTACCTTTTGTATAATGGGTCAGCGACTTACTTCTCAGTAGCAAGCTTAACCGGATAGGGGAAGCGTAGGGAAACCGAGTCTTAATAGGGCGACGAGTTGCTGGGAGTAGACCCGAAACCGGGCGATCTATCCATGGTCAGGGTGAAGGTCGGGTAACACCGACTGAAGGCCCGAACCCACTAATGTTGAAAAATTAGGGGATGAACTGTGGATAGGAGTGAAAGGCTAATCAAGCCCGGAGATAGCTGGTTCTCCTCGAAAGCTATTTAGGTAGCGCCTCGTGTATGACTGCCGGGGGTAGAGCACTGTTTCGGCTAGGGGTCTCATAAGAGATTACCAAACCGAGGCAAACTCCGAATACCGGCAAGTTTAAGCACGGGAGACACACTGCGAGAGCTAACTTCCGTAGTGGAAAGGGAAACAACCCAGACCGCCAGCTAAGGTCCCCAAGTCATGGCTAAGTGGCAAACGATGTGGGAAGGCACAGACAGTCAGGAGGTTGGCTTAGAAGCAGCCATCCTTTAAAGAAAGCGTAATAGCTCACTGATCTAGTCGGCCCGCGCGGAAGATATAACGGGGCTAAAGCCATGCACCGAAGCTGCGGACTTGCAATTTATTGTAAGTGGTAGAGGAGCGTTCCGTAGGCCGTGAAGGTGAACCGTGAGGTTTGCTGGAGGTATCGGAAGTGCGAATGCTGACGTGAGTAACGATAAGGCAGGTGAAAAACCTGCCCGCCGAAAATCCAAGGTTTCCTGCGCAACGCTATTCGGCGCAGGGTGAGTCGGCTCCTAAGGCGAGGCCGAAAGGCGTAGTCGATGGGAAACGGGTTAATATTCCCGTACCTCGCTTAACTGCGATGGGGTGACGAAGAAGGTTAGGCTGGCCGGGTGATGGTTATCCCGGTTTAAGCTTGTAGGCAGGTCTTCCAGGCAAATCCGGAAGGCTAATGTCGAGAAGCGATGACGAGTGCCCAAGGGCGCGAAGCAGTTGATACCACGCTTCCAGGAAAAACCTCTAAGCTTCAGGTTAAGCAGACCGTACCCCAAACCGACACAGGTGGATAAGGTGAGAATCCTAAGGCGTATGAGACAACTCGGGTGAAGGAATTCGGCAAAATGGTACCGTAACTTCGGGAGAAGGTACGCCCCTGTTAGGTGAAGGCCCTTGCGGTCTGAGCTGAAAGGGGCCGCAGAGACCAGGTGGCTGCGACTGTTTACTAAAAACACAGCACTCTGCTAACACGTAAGTGGATGTATAGGGTGTGACGCCTGCCCGGTGCCGGAAGGTTAAATGATGGGGTTAGCTTCGGCGAAGCTCTTGATTGAAGCCCCGGTAAACGGCGGCCGTAACTATAACGGTCCTAAGGTAGCGAAATTCCTTGTCGGGTAAGTTCCGACCTGCACGAATGGCGTAACGATGGCCACACTGTCTCCACCCGAGACTCAGTGAAATCGAAATTGCTGTGAAGATGCAGTGTTCCTGCGGCAAGACGGAAAGACCCCGTGCACCTTTACTACAGCTTTGCACTGGATCTTGAATATTTTTGTGTAGGATAGGCGGGAGGCGATGAAGCGTTGGCGCTAGCCGGCGTGGAGCCACCCTTGAAATACCGCCCTGAAATGTTCGAGGTTCTAACCTGGGTCCCTTATCGGGATCAGGGACAGTGTATGGTAGGTAGTTTGACTGGGGCGGTCTCCTCCTAAAGAGTAACGGAGGAGTGCAAAGGTACCCTCAGCACGGTCGGAAATCGTGCAACGAGTGTAAAGGCAAAAGGGTGCTTGACTGTGAGACCGACGGGTCGAGCAGGTACGAAAGTAGGTCTTAGTGATCCGGTGGTTCTGTATGGAAGGGCCATCGCTCAACGGATAAAAGGTACGCCGGGGATAACAGGCTGATTCCTCCCAAGAGTCCACATCGACGGAGGAGTTTGGCACCTCGATGTCGGCTCATCACATCCTGGGGCTGAAGCAGGTCCCAAGGGTATGGCTGTTCGCCATTTAAAGTGGTACGCGAGCTGGGTTTAGAACGTCGTGAGACAGTTCGGTCCCTATCTGCCGTAGGCGTTCGAGATTTGAGAGGATCTGACCTTAGTACGAGAGGACCGGGTTGGACGTACCTCTGGTGTTCCGGTTGTCACGCCCGTGGCATTGCCGGGTAGCTACGTACGGAAGGGATAAGCGCTGAAAGCATCTAAGCGCGAAGCCCACCTCAAGATGAGATCTCGCTAGCTCCTTGAGAGCTCTTAAGGGTCGTCCGAGACGAGGACGTTGATAGGCCAGGTGTGTAAGTGCGGCAACGTATTCAGCTTACTGGTACTAATCGCCCGTGAGGCTTGGTCATATAACGCTCAAGCGCTTTTGCGCCGAGCCAAAACAGTGTTCGATTACAAACTCGATTGTTCCAGTTTGCCTGGCGGCCATAGCGAGTGGGAACCACCCGAACCCATTCCGAACTCGGAAGTGAAACCGCTCAGCGCCGATGGTAGTGTGGGGTCTCCCCATGTGAGAGTAGGTCACCGCCAGGCTCCAAATAAAAAGCCCCGTCGCTCACGCGTCGGGGCTTTTTTTATGCAGGTGGCCTGTAAACCCTGCCCGATCGGCATGCCGGTAGTCGGTATCGAGCGGCGTTGATTTAGAATCGACGGTCCGCGGGCCTCGGCGGGCGGCACGCGGGGTCGTAAGATTTTTCAGGGGGCGAATAAGAGCCGCATGCACGACATATCCGAGGCGCTCAGACTGCCGAACCGCGAGACGCTCCCGCCGGAGATTGCCTTCCTTCGCGAACGTTACCCGAAATCGCGGTGGCAGGTGCACGAGAATTACGGCGAGCTTGCTGCGTTCTGGCTCGAGGTTCATGACAGCCTGCGCGCGCAAGGCGGCGCCTTGCAGCGCATGGCCCGAGAGTTCCGTGAAGGTGAAAGGGGTGGCGCAACCGCTTTCCAGCGTACGTTCATGCCGCGGCTCGGCCATTACCTGCAGCATCTCGAGGGACACCATCATATCGAGGATGCGCATTATTTCCCGCGTGTCCGTGCCCTGGACAGGCGTATGCGGGTCGGCTTCGACTTGCTCGAGAACGATCACGAAATCATCCAAGCAGCGGTGTTACATGCCGCGGACAGCGCGCGAGCGCTCATGCAGGCCCTGGCGCGGGGTGAGGATGCGGGGCGCTTTGCCGCCGATGACTATATTGCAGATGCCGATCGATTACTCGCATTACTCGCCCAGCATCTGACTGACGAAGAGGATCTGGTGATCCCCGGCATGCTCGAATATACCGAGCGGCCGCTGCGGTAGCGCCCGACCATCGGGGGCTGAGCGGTTACATTATTTGGCGCCCGAAGTATTTCTTTTATTTGCGCTCATTCGCGTACATTTGCGGATAAAATGCCCTTCTTACTCAGTCAGCTAAGTGTCGTACATGATCAACGGCCAAGAAACAGACTGATGCTTCCACTACGACGATTCTGATGGGATGCCCGGGTACGTTGTCAGCGACTGGTCGCCGTCTGACTCGGGCCGGGCGCCGCCACGAGGCGATTATTCTCGCGACGCAATCGGGTCGGGATGTCCATCGACAGCGCTTCGAGGCCGCCGGTTTCACGCAGCAGGTCGTCGACCGATGCGCGCTCGGCAGGCGCCAATGAGGCATAGAAATCGATGGCCCGTTGCAGCATCCATTGCGGATAGGGCATGAGGGCGCGCTCGCCTTCAGTTCCATTCAGCCTGAAACGATGGCTGCCGATTTGCCGTGGCAGTCGTTCCCCGGGATGGGCCTGCGTCCACGAGGCCACTGCGGCCACGGTATCCCGAAGCACGGGAAACTGTTCGGCGAATTGCCGGCGCAGGATGGGCAAGAGCGTTTCCGGAATCGCGTCGCCTTGCATCCAGGTGCCGCAGGGTGGGTTGAAGTCGAACATGCGCTCCACCCAGCGAGCGACCGAGGGCGCCCGCTGGCGCATGAGCCGGCCCGGTGCCGGGTCCCGGTACAAATGGGCGTAGAGCGGCGCGATCAGGCCGAAATCGGCGAGAGAGGCGCGGTCTCCCAATGCATAGCGGTGCGCGGAGAAGTGGGTTTCCAGGTCATCCAGCAATGCTTCATAGCTGCGCTCGATCGCCGGCACGGTTTCGGGATGGATGCCGAGCGTGGGCAGCATCGCGGCGAACCGGTCGGCATGGCGGCGGGCGATCAGGCGGCGGAGAAAGGCCGGCGCCCAAGGCAGGGCAACGCGGCCGAACTCGGCCAGCAGGAATTTCCGGTTCTGGCGGGGATAATTCCAGCGATAGTGCATGGCCGGGATCAATAGCCATTCGTCGGCGTATAGTTCGAGCAGCAGCGCGGTCAAACGCTGTTTCGCGGTCGGCGGGTATACCGAGCGTGCCGGTTCGCGGGCCTCGATGGTATCGATGATGGCGGTCGTATCCTGAATGAATTGGCCCTCCGGCGTTTCGACCACTGGTATGAAGGCCACACCGGTCTTCGGCACGATGATTCGCTTGTACACCCGTAATGTTGACAGGCGCTCGCGGTACGCGAGCCCCTTGTATCGCAGATAAGCGCGCGCCTTGCCGGTATAGAGTGAAAACGCCGTGCCATAGAGCGTGTATACAGAATCATCCTTTGCCATATTGGGTCCGCGCGTCTTGCGAGGGTGGGTTCGGGCCTGCCGTTAAAGCCCGGATACGCCGGCCTGCAACGGGCACGGCCAGGCTGGCGGCCGTGCCCGTTCGGGCGCCCGGGTGCGGGGCGAATCAGCGCTTGCGATCGGCCGCGTAAGGGTGACCGATGGCGTGCGTATCCGGCCGGTGGAATAGCAGCGTCAGGATGACCGACGATACCGCCAATGCGGTCAACAGGAAGAATGCATCGGCGAAACTGCCCTGGCTGCCGACCACCCACCCGGTGATGGCAGGCGCGAGGAAGCCGGCGATCGCGAAGCCGAAATCCATGATGCCGAGCGCGGTCGCCGAGCGATCGGGCGCGATATCGACATTCACGGCGTAGTAGGCGGAGTTGGCGCCCATCGAAGCCGCCAGCGCGATGGTGATCAGAATCAGTGACAGCGTCAGGCTGGACGAAAACGCGACCGGCAGGATGGCGACCGCCGCAATCGCTTGCGTTCCGGCGATCAGATAACTCCGGGCCGGCCGGAGGCGGCGGCTGCGTTTAAGCAGCCGGTCGGAGAAATGCCCGAGGCTGAATAGCACCACTGCGGCCGCGGCCCACGGCACGACCGAAAACCAGCCGACGGCCGATACACTCAGGTGAAAGACCTTTTCCAGGTAACCGGGCAGCCAGGTCATGAAGAAAAACAGAAAATAACCGAACACGAAAAAAGCCCAGTAGTTCGCCAGCAAGGTCGGATTGGTCATCAGGCGGCGCCAGGAGGTCGAGGTGGCACCATTGGCCTCGGCGGGCGCGGCGTCGTCGTTCTCGTCGGCCGTCGAATCGCTGTGCTCGCCTAGGCGGCGTACCTCTTTCAACTCGGCTTCGTTGACGAAGCCGGATTGTTCCGGCCGGTCGCGGAACAGTAGCCACCACAATGGCAGCCAGATAAAGCTGACCACACCCAGTACAAAGAACATACCGCGCCAGCCCAGCCACGCGATCAGGCTGGAGACCACCGGTGCGCCGATGGCCAGCGAGACCGGGACGGCGGTCAGCGAGGAACCCATCGCCCGGCCGCGTTCGCGCGGCGACAACCAGCGGCTGATGGCCCCGGTCATGCCGGGAAACATCGGGCCCTCGGCCAAACCCAGTGCTGCCCGAGCGACCAAGGCCAGCGTGAAGCCCTGGACCAGGCCGGTGCCGCCGATCGACACGACCCAAAGAGCGACCGAGACTGCGAGAACGATGCGCGGGCCGAAGCGATCGACCAGTATGCCGCCAAGGAAGGTGGTCAACGCATAACCGATGCCGAATGCCCCGAGCACCAGACCGCGCTGTGAATCGCCAATGCCGAGTTCCTTCGCCATTGGTCCGATCGCATAGGAGATCGCCGAGCGATCGATATAATTGATGATGATGATGGCGAAAAGAAGTGCAACCACCACCCAGCGGTAATGGGTGGCCGCGGGCGCACCCTGCGCTGCCTGTGCCTGACTCATGTCCTGTTCCCGTGTTTGTATCTAACGTGCTGAATGAATCACGTACAAGATATCAGCGGGTCGCGACGTCGTGGTCGATTCGGGCACATCTCCGGACCGCAGTCGCCCGTTCTGCCCGTCGCCTGGCCCGGGAACTGTCGGCGGTCGCGGCGAGTCGCTTGCGCCGTCCCGTCACGACGGCGCGCCGGGCGTGCACTGCAAACAGGCGCCCGGCGCGTGGTTTCGACCCCGGCCCGGGCGAGTGCCGCAGCCCACGCCGCCCGATCGGGATAGGCGCTAAGGGGTGATGGCGATCTTGAGTACGCCATCCTGCTGATGCGAGAAGAGGTCGTAGGCTGCCTCGATGTCATCCAGCTTGTAGCGATGTGTGACCAACGGCGCCAGGTCGACGCGTCCCGACGCCACCACGTTGAGCAGGCGGCGCATGCGTTCCTTGCCGCCGGGGCAGAGCGTGGTCACGATGCGGTTATCGCCCAGACCGGCACTGAATGCGCTCAGAGGAATGGTCAGATCCTGGGAATACACGCCTAGGCTGGACAACGTACCGCCGGGGCGAAGCACGCTGAGGGCGGACTCGAAGGTGTTCTGTGTGCCCAGCGCTTCGATGGCCACGTCCACGCCCCGGCCATCGGTCAGCGAGCGGATGGTCTCGACTGGATCGTCCTTGTTGAAGTCGATCACCGTGTCGGCGCCGAGGCGTCGGGCGACGGCCAGCCGTTCCGGCACCGTGTCCACCACGATGATTCGCGCAGCGCCCTGCAGACGTGCGCCCGCGGTGGCGCAAAGCCCGATCGGGCCCTGGGCGAATATCGCCACGGTATCGCCGATGCGAATCTTGCCGCTTTCCGCACCGGAAAAGCCGGTCGACATGATGTCCGGGCACATCAAGACCTGCTCGCCGGTGAGGTCGTCGGGAATCGGCGCCAGGTTCGCCATGGCATCCGGTACGCGGACGTATTCGGCCTGGCAGCCGTCGATGGTATTGCCGAAACGCCAGCCGCCCATCGTTTTCCAGCCATGCGGCGCGCCGCAGCCGCATTGCGAATGACAGCCATCCAACGAGGCATAGCTCGTACCGTCGGGCGTGATTGCACCGGCGATGACGCGCTGGCCCTCGGTATAGCCGGTCACCTGGGCCCCGAGCTTCTCAATCACGCCCACCGGTTCATGGCCGATCGTCAGTCCGCGGGCGACCGGGTATTCACCCTTGAGAATATGTACGTCGGTGCCGCATATGGTGGTCGTCGTGATGCGTATCAACGCATCGAGCGGGCCAATGTCGGGGATCGGCTTGTCTTCGAGTACGATACGGCCGGGTTCGACAAATACGGCGGCTTTCATCTGGCTCATGGCGGGCGACTCCGGGTCTGTAATCGGCAAACACGCCGACAGGAGTACAGGATGCGCGCCATTGCGCCCGCCGCATGTTGATCTGCGTCATCTCGCGCCATGATCGGGCGGCAGTGGCGGCCATGCGGCGTGGCGCCCAGTCGCCGCACCTCGGGTTACAGCGCGTTGCCCGGTTCCGCTTGGCGCAACATCACGCGGGCTGCGGGGCGGAAACTTACGTTACAGCACATCAGCCGAAGCCGGTCGGGCTGTTCCTGCCAGCGCACAGTAGACGCGGGCTTGTCCGGCCATCGCTCGTGTTATTGCATCAGGCCGCTTCGGCGAAGTCGGCGGCTGTGTTTGTCACGCGTCGGCGGCGACGTCCGGGCAACGACATGCGCAGAATGCGTCGCGCCACACCACCGGCCTGGCGTGCCAGCGAGCCCGTGTTGTAGTTGATGCCGTACTCTGCGCAGAGCGCCTGGACCCGCGGGGCGATCTCGCGATAGCGATGCGAGGGCATATCGGGAAACAGATGATGCTCGATCTGATAGCTCAAATGGCCGGACAGCACATGAAACGGCACCGAGCCCGTCAGGTTGGACGATCCCAGCAATTGTCGCAGATACCATTGTCCACGGCTCTCGTCGGTGGCTTCGGCCCGGTCGTACATCTCGACTTCGTCGGTGAAATGCCCGCAGAAGATGATCAGAAACGACCAGATATTGCGTGTGAAATTAGCCGAGAGATTACCTGCCAGCACCGGTGCGAACAGCGGGCCCGCCAGAGTCGGGAACAGCAGGTAGTCCTTGAGCAACTGGCCGCGCACCTTGGCCAGGATCTGGCCGGCCTGGGCGCGCATGTCCTTCCAGCTCTTGTCGCGGCCCAGACGCTCGAACTCCAGGTCGTGTAGTGCCACGCCCCACTGGAAGAACGCCGCCAGCAACAGCGCGATGCCGGGCTGGGCCAGGAATCGTGGCTCCCACGCCTGATCTTCGCTCACGCGCAACAGGGTGTAGCCGAGATCGCGATCCAGATCGACGATATTGGTGAACGTATGGTGCACATAGTTGTGTGAGTGCTTCCACTGTGCCGATGGGCAGGTGTTGTCCCATTCGTAGGTGGCCGAATCGAGGGCCGGATCGTTCATCCAGTCCCACTGTCCGTGCATGACGTTGTGCCCGATCTCCATGTTCTCGAGGATTTTCGACAGCGCCAGCAACGAGGTCCCCGCCAGCCAGGCCGGCGGCAACAGGCCGGCGAACAGCAGCGCGCGGCCCGCGACCTCGCTGGCACGCTGGGTTCGTAGCACGCGAAGGATGTAGCGCGCGTCGCGCTCGCCGAGATCGCTCATGACGTCATCGCGAATCTGGTCTAGCGCTTGACCGAACGCGGTCAGATCGGCCTCGCTCAGATGGGTGGGCTTGCTCATGACAAAGTGTCCCCGAACGCGCCGGGCGTTCCGTGGTGAAAATGTGAGAAGAAATATTGGCGGATCAGAAATCGATCGCTACGTCGCCTGCGGCGGCGTGGATACAAAGCTGGAGATCGGTGTCGCGCACCTGCCGGACCCGATCGGTGCGCAGATCCCGCACCGTGCCCTCGGCGATATGACATTTACAAGCGTGGCATATGCCCATTCGGCAGCCATACGGCGGCGACAAGCCTGCGTCTTCGGCGATTTCGAGCAGTGAGCCGTGTTCGCCCGATGCCGCGATGTCGCTTTTCAGGAATTGCACTGCCCCCTGACCGTGGGCGCTGGCCCGTCGGCTGGCCGCGAACTGCTCACGATGCAACGGCGCGCTCGAACGTGCGGCGATCAGCGTTTCGGCGGTATCCATGAAACCGGCCGGCCCGCAGAGCCAGGTCTCGCGCTCGGCCAGATCCGGCACCTGGGCATCCAGCGCGGCGGCATCGAGTCGCGCACCGCCGGCACCGGTAAATACGGTAATCGACTGCAGCCGCGCGTGCTCGGCCGCCAATGCCTCGAGTTCGTCCGCATAGATCATGTCGACCGGCGCGCGAGCGTAATGCAGAAAGACAATGTCGGTAGACGCGCCGTGTGACAGCCACGTCCGCAGCACACTCATCACCGGCGTGATGCCGCTGCCGGCACTCAACAACAGCGCCTTGGCCGGCGCCTGCGACCGCGGACAGAAATCACCTTCGGCCGGGCTCAGATACAGCAACTGGCCGCGTTGCGCCTGGTCCACCAGATAATTGCTGACGCGGCCGGCACCGTTTCGCTTGACGGTGATTTCGATCAACGGTTCGTCTGGAGCGCTCGCGATAGAAAAACAGCGGCTGTGACGAGCGCCGTCCAGCGTCAGGCCGACCAATACGTGCTGACCGGCGTGATGGCCACGCCAATTGCTGTTCGGCTCGATCGCAAGCGTGACGCTGTCGGGCGTCTGACGCACAGCATGCACGACGCGTCCGCGCGGCTCGGCCAGCGATAAACGATCGTCGATCAGCGCCAGGTAGTCGTCCACCGAGGACGGATGGGCCAGCGCCCGGGCCAGCGAACTGCCGAGCATCCGCTTGACGATCGGATTCAAGGGTTTCGTGTCATGTTTGTGTACACATGTGCACATTAAGCGCAATGACAGGCCGCGTCAATGCGCGTGGTGAGGGCGGCGACATCGAGCACCCGCGCGCGCCGGATGACAGTCGCCGCAACGCCGGCACGCGCCCGTTTGAGGCCGTGCGGGCTCCGGTCATAGCAGCCGACCGTACCGAAACCGCGCCCGCCGAATGGTTGAAATCCGGCCACGTTGCGCCCGCGATCGATCGGGCCCCGGCTGGCCTGCACGCCAGCTTGGTTGACCGCGACCGCATGCCGGGCCGGGCAAGCGGTAAGGGCGGATTCAGTCGCTGGTGTTGTCGGCTCGATCCAATACCTGGAGCAGGTTGGCGAGTGTGGCGCTTGGATCATCGCGCCGCCAGGCAACGCCAGTGTCCAGTTGTGGCGGATGGCAGGCAAGCGGCACATAACGAATACCGGTGCGGGCCAGATGACGCAGCGACTCCGGCACCAGCGCGATACCCAGGCCGGCGGAGACGAGGCTGATGATGGTCTGCATCTGAATCGCGTGCTGGACAATATCGGCCTGGCCGCCGCACTCCAGATAATAGTTCGTCACCAGGTCGTAGAACGACGGCGCGACCTGACGCGGAAACACGATCAACGGCGACGTGACCACGGCATCCGGCGAAAGCTGTCCCCGGGTCAGCGTCAGCCGCCCGTTGGCGATCCATTGTTCCGGCACGGCCGCCATCAACGGTTCCGACATGAGCCGGCGATAAGCCAGCTTGACGGGCAGTGCGGCATGCGCGGGTGGAATGAGTATTCCGGCGTGGATCTCGCCGCTCAGCAGAGCCGTGATCTGCACATCGCTGGTGGCTTCGGTCAGCGCCAGGTCGACGTTGGGGTAGAGCGTGCGGAAGCGCTGGACCAGAGTCGGCAACAGGCTGTAATCGGCGGTGCTGACGAACGCAAGGTTCAAGCGCCCCGTTTCGCCGCGCCGGATGCGCCGTGCCGTTTCCGGCAGGGCATCCACCGCCGCCAGCGCGGCGCGCACGGGCTCCAGCCATGCCTCGCCGAAAGGGGTCAGCGCCACGGACCGTTTGGTGCGCATGAACAGCGCAGCGCCGAGTTCGCGTTCGAGCGCACGGATCGACTGGCTGAGCGGCGGCTGGGTCATATGCAGCCGCTCGGCCGCCTTGCCGAAATGGAGCGTCTCGGCAACCGCCAGGAAATGCCTGAGCCGTCGCAAATCCATCTGTCATATCCTGTGCGACTTAATAAGGCATAAATAATATATTTCAAAAACCGTACGGCGGGAAATAGCATGGCTGAGTGCGATGAACTGGAGACAAGACCCATGCCTGCCTATCGATCCCGAACCAGTACCCACGGCCGCAACATGGCCGGTGCCCGCGCCCTCTGGCGCGCCACCGGCATGGGCGATTCCGATTTCGGCAAGCCGATCATCGCCATCGCCAACAGCTTTACCCAGTTCGTGCCGGGTCATGT is from Salinisphaera sp. LB1 and encodes:
- a CDS encoding hemerythrin domain-containing protein, which gives rise to MHDISEALRLPNRETLPPEIAFLRERYPKSRWQVHENYGELAAFWLEVHDSLRAQGGALQRMAREFREGERGGATAFQRTFMPRLGHYLQHLEGHHHIEDAHYFPRVRALDRRMRVGFDLLENDHEIIQAAVLHAADSARALMQALARGEDAGRFAADDYIADADRLLALLAQHLTDEEDLVIPGMLEYTERPLR
- a CDS encoding MFS transporter; this translates as MSQAQAAQGAPAATHYRWVVVALLFAIIIINYIDRSAISYAIGPMAKELGIGDSQRGLVLGAFGIGYALTTFLGGILVDRFGPRIVLAVSVALWVVSIGGTGLVQGFTLALVARAALGLAEGPMFPGMTGAISRWLSPRERGRAMGSSLTAVPVSLAIGAPVVSSLIAWLGWRGMFFVLGVVSFIWLPLWWLLFRDRPEQSGFVNEAELKEVRRLGEHSDSTADENDDAAPAEANGATSTSWRRLMTNPTLLANYWAFFVFGYFLFFFMTWLPGYLEKVFHLSVSAVGWFSVVPWAAAAVVLFSLGHFSDRLLKRSRRLRPARSYLIAGTQAIAAVAILPVAFSSSLTLSLILITIALAASMGANSAYYAVNVDIAPDRSATALGIMDFGFAIAGFLAPAITGWVVGSQGSFADAFFLLTALAVSSVILTLLFHRPDTHAIGHPYAADRKR
- a CDS encoding glutathione S-transferase family protein, translating into MAKDDSVYTLYGTAFSLYTGKARAYLRYKGLAYRERLSTLRVYKRIIVPKTGVAFIPVVETPEGQFIQDTTAIIDTIEAREPARSVYPPTAKQRLTALLLELYADEWLLIPAMHYRWNYPRQNRKFLLAEFGRVALPWAPAFLRRLIARRHADRFAAMLPTLGIHPETVPAIERSYEALLDDLETHFSAHRYALGDRASLADFGLIAPLYAHLYRDPAPGRLMRQRAPSVARWVERMFDFNPPCGTWMQGDAIPETLLPILRRQFAEQFPVLRDTVAAVASWTQAHPGERLPRQIGSHRFRLNGTEGERALMPYPQWMLQRAIDFYASLAPAERASVDDLLRETGGLEALSMDIPTRLRRENNRLVAAPGPSQTATSR
- a CDS encoding acyl-CoA desaturase, with translation MSKPTHLSEADLTAFGQALDQIRDDVMSDLGERDARYILRVLRTQRASEVAGRALLFAGLLPPAWLAGTSLLALSKILENMEIGHNVMHGQWDWMNDPALDSATYEWDNTCPSAQWKHSHNYVHHTFTNIVDLDRDLGYTLLRVSEDQAWEPRFLAQPGIALLLAAFFQWGVALHDLEFERLGRDKSWKDMRAQAGQILAKVRGQLLKDYLLFPTLAGPLFAPVLAGNLSANFTRNIWSFLIIFCGHFTDEVEMYDRAEATDESRGQWYLRQLLGSSNLTGSVPFHVLSGHLSYQIEHHLFPDMPSHRYREIAPRVQALCAEYGINYNTGSLARQAGGVARRILRMSLPGRRRRRVTNTAADFAEAA
- a CDS encoding NAD(P)-dependent alcohol dehydrogenase; protein product: MSQMKAAVFVEPGRIVLEDKPIPDIGPLDALIRITTTTICGTDVHILKGEYPVARGLTIGHEPVGVIEKLGAQVTGYTEGQRVIAGAITPDGTSYASLDGCHSQCGCGAPHGWKTMGGWRFGNTIDGCQAEYVRVPDAMANLAPIPDDLTGEQVLMCPDIMSTGFSGAESGKIRIGDTVAIFAQGPIGLCATAGARLQGAARIIVVDTVPERLAVARRLGADTVIDFNKDDPVETIRSLTDGRGVDVAIEALGTQNTFESALSVLRPGGTLSSLGVYSQDLTIPLSAFSAGLGDNRIVTTLCPGGKERMRRLLNVVASGRVDLAPLVTHRYKLDDIEAAYDLFSHQQDGVLKIAITP